In Sus scrofa isolate TJ Tabasco breed Duroc chromosome 12, Sscrofa11.1, whole genome shotgun sequence, the DNA window CTGTTTGCAGGCGTCTGCTCTGCACACATGATCGGGTCCTCTGGTGTTTGCAGTTCCTAAATTCCTCCGACGCCCTGTGGCTTCGCCGAAGGAAAAGCCCGGCGGGTCCGGCTGCCCCGTGGTGTAAGGTCAGATGGAAAAGCCTTTTGTGATTAACTCGGCCACCATGTGTCCCTTGGTATTTGGAACTTCAGTGGGAGTTTTTATTAGTTGTCCGCATTTCGAATGCCGACTCACCTAAGCTTCGTCAAATGGGGAAAGCAGATAAGTGTTTTGGACGCCAAGTCGGATCCCAGTTCTACCACTGGCTGTGACCTTGAATGGGTTCATTTAATACGGTTCTCGGTCTTTCTAAACACACCGTCTCCTCCGCTTTGTTCTCTGCCACAGTTTCCTTACGCGGCTCCTCCTCCCCAAGAACCGGTGAAGACGCTGAGAAGCCTGATCAACATCCGGAAGGACACCCTGAGACTCGTCAAGTAAGTTCGAGCTCGAGGCCGGGTTCCAGGGGCAGCTGACGCCCCAGGAGACGCACAGAGCAGTTTCTGCCAGACCCAGAGCCCGTCCTGCAGGCCTCCAGGGGGTGGGCTGCCTGGATTCGCTGTCTCTGCCCTTGAACTTGCTGTGAAGGTCGGTGTTGGTGAAGAACCATGGCTTCCCAGGAGGCCGTCGTCAGTACCCGTACCTGATGAACGTTCCAAGAAAAGAATTGCTGGGGGAGAGGGTGAATTTTGCAGATACCTGGACAAGCCTCTGTGCAAATGggctatttgggagttcctgctgtggcacagagggttgaggatatggccttgtccctgcagtggctcaagttgccatggaggtgcaggttcgatccccagcccagcacagtgggttaaggatctggcgttgtcacagctgtggagcaggttgcagctgcggctcagattcgatctttggcccaggaacgtccacatgctccAAGTGCTGCCAAGAGAAAGGGGGGCCGGGGAGAGATACTTGAACTTGGCACAGGAGATCCTTATTTTATTGCTCATGCTTACCTCTCCACGTGTTCTTgctctctgagcctcctctggTGCCCTGGGCTGTGGTTTCATCACCGTCATCCATAGGAGTGTTCATGCACAGCTGCCTCCGTTGTGCTGTCCCTGAGCCAGCGGGACTTTTAAGCCAAGGCTGCCAACCAGATAGCACGTCCGTCTGCTAATTTTTACCGGCTCCCTGGGGACAGATTAGGTTAGGGCAACCCGGAGGGCCCGCATTTCCCCGAATGGACAAGGAAGGTGACTCAGAGACTGTTATGTGCTTGTCGAGATCAGGAGGTTTATTTCTCTCTGATCatctaaaaaaagataactacctcggagttctctggtggttcagtgAGCAGAGGGCAcagcgttgccactgctgtgccAAGGTttcaatccgtggcccaggaatttctgcatgcctcaggagTGGCGTGTATATGTAATCCAttggtatatgtgtgtatatataattcatAGTCCACAGTTCgttcatttaaagtgtacagttttggggtttttttagggccacacctacagtatatggaggttcccaggctaggggtcacattggagccacagctgctggcctacaccacagccacggcattgcgggatctgagccacatctgccgaGAGACGGGgacggggagagagagaaagaagaaggaagggaggaaggaaaggagaaagaaagaaaggtttctCTCTCCAATGAAGCCCTTTTCAAGAAGTTACTGAGAGTTGTGCTCCAGTAGAACGAGAGTGTAACCCAAGAGCGAAGAAGCCAGGAGGTGTGGGAGAGAGACGCTGTTCTgcgggcaggaggcagaggggactCACAGCGAGACTCCAGGACGGCGGCAGCGAGCAGGAATGCAGGGCTCCGGGTCCACATGGAGCAGGTCAGGGGGCTCCAGGAGGGACCTGCTCCAAAGGACAAAGtgcatgagttccctggtggctcagcaggttaaggatctagcattgtcgcccctgtggtgtgggttccacccACTTTAAACAATCAACAGTGAGGGCATTCCCAtaatggcgcagtggtaacgaacttgacgagcatccatgaggacgcaggttcgatccctagccctgctcagtgggttaaaggcccCGGCATTGCCCTAAGCcaaggtataggttgcagatacggctcggatctggtgttgctgtggctgtggtataggcctcagctgcagctccaattcagcccctagcctgggaacgtccatatataGCAGgggtggccgttaaaaaaaacccttttgttaaaataaaatgttaacttgCTGCCCCGAAATGCTGCGTCTTTGTGGTTTTCCAGGTGTGCTGAGGAAGTGAAGGCCCCGGGCGACGAGGCCGGCAGAGCCAGAGTCCACTACAATGTGGAGTTCACCTTTGACACCGACGCTCGGGTGGCCATCACCATCTATTATCAGGCCACCGAAGAATTCCAGAGCGGCATTGCCAGGTAAGACCGAGGGGCCAGGCGAGCCGTTTCCTTCCCAGGTAGGCCGGGACCCCGGCCAGGCGCACTCACCTGCGGGGCAGCACACTCTTTTCTGTAGCCAGGTGAGATCTGGTTCCTGACCTGCGGTGGTCTTCTATGCAGCCGCACTGTGCCACCTTTGCCCTTCAAACTATGCCATCCTGGCAGAGGGACAGACCGCAGCATCGCCCCGCAGGTCATGGAGAAGCTGTTAAAGATCTGTTACGCTTCCTTTCTGTGTGTGGGTGTAAGAAATAAGTtactggttttttggtttttgtcttttcagggccgcacccgcgccgtgtggaggttcccaggctaggggtctgatcggagctgcagccatcagcttacaccacagccacagcaacgccagatccgagccgtgcctgccacctacaccacagctcacggcaacgctagatccttaacccactgagagtccagggctcgaacccgtgccttcatggatgctagtcagattcgtttccactgaatcacaatgggagctctgattttttatttatttatttatttttatttatttttttatttttttgtctttttttagggccacacctgcggcatgtggaggttcccaggctaggggtcaaatcggagctacagctgccagcctacaccacagccactgctataccggatctgaaccacatctgcaacctacaccacagctcttagaaacaccagatccttaacccactgagcaaggccagggatggaacccaagtcctcatggatactagtcaggctcattaaccactgagccacaatgggagctccaatcACTAAGTTTTAATACATTACCAAGCAAGGGCAAAGGAAAGGGATTATAAAGGagatccttttttcccccttttctcctcccctccccacctccgcctgcctgtgcccctcccccacacctcacccctctcccctcccgcccacccccacttcctttctttccctttcctaaaACCCGCTGGCAGTTGAGAACAGGCATGGGACGGAGGAAGCTGTCAGGTCATCTGGCCCCATAGTAACTTGCGCTCTGCTCCCCACTTTGACCCACAGCTACATCCCCAAAGACAGCAGCCTGCAGTCGGAGACGGTGCACTACAAGCGTGGGGTGTGCCAGCAGTTCTGCCTGCCCTCCCACACTGTGGACCCCTCCGAGTGGGCCGAGGAGGAGGTGAGCTGCCGGCCAGGGGACAGAGCGCAGGGCAGGGTCCGCACACAGACCCACGGGGCGCGGGAGCCGCTTAGGACCCGGCCGGCGGCAGAGCGCCAGGCTGGGTGTCGTGGTCTGTGCGGCCCTTCTGCCTGGCAAGGTCTTCACGCCCTGGAAAGGTTCTCCTCTCCcacagtagccactggcctaggacATTCTGGGAAGGCCGGGCTCCAAGGAAGCAGCTGCAGGCAGAAGCCTCTCCACCCATGAGACGCTCACGGGGAGACCGGCGGCCTTAGGCAGTTGCCGAGTGGGGAGCGGAGATGAGGGTCAGGCCTCCCGACCAGCCGCCCCCGGTGGGTTCCCCTGCCTCTAAACGGCTaagtccctttttcttttccttccagctCGGCTTCGACCTGGACAGAGAGGTTTACCCGTTGGTGGTCCATGCCGTGGTGGACGAAGGAGACGGTACGGGCGCCTCCTGTCTGCTGCGGCTTCTGCAGCACGCGGGCCTGGCAGCGGCTGCGGCCTGACACCCACAGGCTCCTCCGCGGGTGTCGGCCCGGGGTTTCCTGCTCCTGAGCTCCTCGGGCAACGAGCCTCCTGTAGGGCGACAGCCGGGGGGCCCGTTCTGCAGGACGGCGGGGAGTCGGGGCGGCGGCGGAACAGAGCCGTGTTGTtggccttcttcttcttcatccctgtgccttcctttctttcagagTATTTTGGCCACTGCCACGTCCTGCTGGGCACTTTTGAAAAGGTCAGTGGGTACCATGTGGGCCTCGCTTTGGTACGTGTGGCACTCTCTTTCCCGGGAGGAGGCATGGAGTTTGTTTGCTGGCTGCCTGGGTGCGGCCGGGCGGGGCATTAGGGCAGCAGCACCAACTTCGGCACAACCTTCGATTCCTTAAGCCTGGTTTCCTCTCTTTTAAAGCCGAAGGGCTGGACTCTGTGCTTGGAAGACCTTCCAGTGTTAGGCGTCCACGCCGGCCGGGGAGCGGGGGGTGTCCCAGAACGTGTATAATTGAGCAAAGTAGCAAAAGAACAGCCGGGGGGCCCCTTGTCCTCCTCCCTTGTCGTAACTGTCGTGTTTTCACCCCAGCACACGGACGGGACTTTCTGCGTCAAGCCCCTCAAGCAGAAACAAGTTGTAAGTGTCGAGGCCGGGCTCTTGCCCCTTCCCGCCCCCTTCTTCACTCTTTCACTAAaccctcttctttcccttccactttttttttttttttccccctttttaaatcaaagaagaaaagcaaaaaggagtGCTTTTCTGTGTTTGAAACTGCTTGGGTGGCCTGAAAAGGATACTGAGTTTTGGTGTCCGGGTTCCAGCGTTGGGGCCGAGGCCACCGTTATCTGAGCAGAGGACTCAGAAAAGCAAAGGACAAGATTTGTCTCCTGGCGGGGGTTTAGGGAGAActcttttgatttaaaatgcCAGGGGGAGCGGCATTTCCAACGAAAGGCTGAGAGCACCGGGGTCCAGCTCAGGGCCAGCCAGAGCTCTTGGCTGAACTTGTCTCAACGTTCCTTTCCCGGGATTCAGAGTTTGCTGGCCATCGGCCCCCTTCCAGAATGACCTGCAAGTTATGCATGTCTGCTGGaagttgtcatttttttgtttgtttgggttttgtttttgttttttgtttttttgtcttttccagggccacacccaaggcatatggaggttcccaggctaggggtctaatcacagctgttgctgccgacctacgctTCGCTGGAAGTTttaacaccccccacccccatccccagccgGCCATGTGCCATCACCTCCCTTTCACCCTTGCAGAGGTGGGGGAAGACAAAGAGGCGTGGAGGGGAGAGTGGAGTCAGTGACACTGCCAGGGGAGGGTGAGCCATCACACAGAGGGTGTGAAGCCATCGGGTGAGGACAGGGTGGGCTTGGTTGAGATGCCAAGAAagcacccccttccccccagcacATCCATGACAGATACCCGAAACTGTGCATTATTCATCCTTTGGGGTATCAAGTGCACTCTGCCCTTAATGACGTCGATAGTAGTCTGTAATACTTTAGTATGAATTTGTTGATAGTGTCCTTTCCAATATAATCGCTCTGTTAAAgcaaggtgtttttgttttttgttttttctttttgtagccacacctgcagcatatggaaatttctgggctaaaggttgaatcagagctgcagctggagaccTATACCCcaatcacagcaacatggcatccaagctacatctgtgacctgtgctgcagcttgcggccatgccagatccttaacccactgaccgaggccgggggtcagacctgcatcttcactgaggctagtcaggttcttagcctttTGAGGTACAATAGTTATTCCCTAAAGCAAGTTTTAAGAGAGGCCAAGACGAAAACAGATTCTGAGCCCGGGGAGCTGCCTGGAAAGGCCAGGCCTCCTTGATTTGCTTCAGGGGGAGGCCTCTTCCCCAGGGGCCCGGATAGGATGAAAGGCCAGGGTAGCTCCATGAGAACGGCTTAGCTCTTTTCTCGTTGCCGGACTGGCGTTAGCAACAGACTTTGTCAGACTGGAGAGTGGGATATGTAAAACCCGAGACAGGCTGGGTCTTAGGGGAGAGTCTCACTGGGGACAGAggccaggcagagagaggagtgGGCTGGCCTAAATAGGGGATGGGCCAGCCTTGGCGCTGACATGGCTAGGCTGCTGGGACTGGGACGAGGCATTGAAGTTGAGGTTTTAACAAgcggggctggagttcccatcatggagcaacagaaacgaatccgaccaggagccatgaggttcaggttccatccctggcctcgctcagtgggttaaggatccggcattgccatgagctgtggggtaggtcacagaagtggcgcagatcctgcgttgctgtggctgtggtgtaggccagcagctgtagctccaattcgacccctagcctgggaatctccatgtgctgcgggttcagcccaaaaaaaaaaaaaaaacaagcagggcCAACAGGGGTGACTTCGCCCTGTGGGTCAGGGTGCTCCgatggggagtgggggggcacagtctctctctctttgcttctgccttttccCTTCCCGCCTTTTCCTCGcccatatttcttctctttctttcccgtTTCCGTTCCTTCCCTTTGGCACTGTCTAAGCTTAGCTGTTATTGCACAGTCCGTGCTTCTGTTTCAATGCCTGGCAGCCCACGCTTTTCCTAGGCTCTGCCGTTCTTCCCTGTCCGTCACAGGGACCCGCAGTACACGTACTGCTCTCATTTGGGTGAGCGGTCCCGCTCCCGGTTGGGTATCAGGGTGGGTGCCTTACCCATGCGAGTTTCTTTCCTCTCCCAGAGAGGAGACACGAGTCAGTAAAAGCATCCAGGCCTTTGATCTTTGTCACTGTGAAGCAGTGTCCTTGGTTACCAAGGGGGGCGGGCGGCGGGGCAGCGAGCGCCCACTGTCATCTCGAGGCGGAGTCAGGCTGCCCTTGAACTTTCCCCTTGCTCTTCAGGTGGACGGGGTCAGCTACCTCCTTCAGGAGATCTACGGGATTGAAAACAAGTACAACACGCAGGAGTCGAAGGCAAGTTCCCTCCCCAGTGCTGCGGGTCCTCCCGGGAGGCTCAGGGAGTCCTTCCCCGACACGGCGGGATCTAGGAATCAGTGGAATCCGTCTGACCCTAGTGGgtatttcctcttcctcctctcagaCGGTTAGCCGCCTGTATGACCTTGGACATGAGAAAGTAGGCTGGTTTGGATCAGGTCTCCCGTCCCTCAGTgcatcctccccccacctccccagccttcTGGGCCTCTTCCGTGCCAGGCGTCAGCAGGACCAGATCTGCGCCTGCAAGGATGCCTTGAGACAAGCACTTGTCAGAAGCAGTGAGACCCAGCCTGTGAACACGCTTGGCAGACTCCCCGCTTGCGTGAAGCCGCGCGATGCTGTTTGTATTCCGAGTCTCAGCTCTGCAGGCTGGCTCACAGAGAAGGCGTGGGACGAGAGGGTCTTTGGGTCCCCGGCTGAATCCCCGTCTGTCTCCCAGCAGGTGGCTGAGGATGAAGTGAGCGACAACAGCGCCGAGTGCGTGGTGTGCCTCTCCGACGTGCGGGACACCCTGATCCTGCCCTGCCGCCACCTCTGCCTGTGTAACACCTGCGCAGACACCCTGCGCTACCAGGCCAACAACTGCCCCATCTGCCGACTGCGTAAGCCCCGAGCCGCGCGGCGGGTGGCTGCCGGGTCCCCAAGGGACGGGCTCGGGGAGGTGGGCGCGTGGCTCCGCGCGGCTCTGGTCCACCCTCCCTCCTGCATCGCGCTGTCCTGATGGCCCGTTTCTTCCTCGCAGCCTTCCGGGCACTGctgcagatccgagccatgagGAAGAAGCTGGGCCCCCTGTCCCCAACCAGCTTTAACCCCATCATCTCCTCCCAGACATCTGACTCGGAAGAGCACTCAGTAAGGCGGGCTTTCTCCACCTGGGGTCCTCCCGTGGGGGCCTCGGCGGCGCGGTTAAGCCTCGGCGCCCAAGAGCTGGCCGCGGTCGCGTCGTGTTAGAGGCACCCGATGGTTCAGTGGAAACTTGGGTGCTGATGGTTAGAACCTCCGCTTCCCGCCTTGGGCCTCTGTATCCAGTTAATAGCTACCGTTTCTAGAGCCTCTGCTTGCACTTTcgctgtgtgtgtgcacgcgtgcccACTGCGGGGTGGGGGCCAGCTCTGGAACTCCCCCAAAGAGAAACAAGGGGGTGCCCGTTTGGGATGTAGACACAACTTACAGTTCGTATCTGGACCATCAAAGAGGGTCCCTGTTCTCCCTTATCCCATTTCACGGCTTCAGGAACTAGAAACCAAGCAGATGAAACAACGCACCTCGGCCTCCTGGTGTTAAGAGTGAGGGCGCCGAGGttccctgtggcgcagtgggttaaggttcggtgttgctgctgctgttgtgcAGGTCACCGCTGCCACTTTGGTTCGAATTCTGGCCGAGGAACTTTCCCAGGCCgtgcatgcagccaaaaaaaaaaaaaaaaaaaaaaaaagagtaaagccTCCGAGTAGGTTTTGCCTTCTGGTTAACACAGTAGTGGAGGAGATTAACGACTAGTtattcagtaaatggtgttgggatGTTTAGGTTGCTGTTTAGGGAGGAAATCAGTTCGTTTAGCCGTTCACTCTTACCAGAGGGCAAATTCCAGGTGGAGTAACTAGTTAACTGTACTAAAAACACAGCAAACCAAAACATTAAAACCTAGAATAAATTATAGATGATTCTCTAGTGACTATGGATGGGAGAGGGTTCTCTAAGCTTGAAAACAATGGAGCACTACAAAAACAGAACAGGTAGGTTTTaccatataaaaattatttaactttttttgtgtgtgtgtatttttttagggccacacccacagcatgtggaggttcccaggctaggggattgaattggagctgcagccaccagcctacaccgcagccacagcaacacaggatctgagccacgtctgtgacctacgccacagctcatggcaaccccggagccttaactcactgagcgaggccagggatggaacctgtgtcctcctggatactagtcaggttcatttccactgagccacgacaggaactcctgaacttttttggggggccaaaTCCtgggcatgtggcagttcctagtctagggatggaacctgagccacagcagtgacaacaccagacccttaacctgctgaactccCAAAGTTtataagaagttcccattgtggctcagtggttaacaaacctgactagtatccataaggacacaggtttgaaccctgggcttgctcggtgggttaaggatctggcattgccatgagctgtgctgtaggtcgtagacacagctcagatcccacatggctgtggctgtggtgcaggccggtggctacaactccaattcaaccccttgcctgggaacctccatatgccatgggtgcagccccccaaaaacaaacaaacaaacaaacaaaaagtttttaaaacattagatGTGCAAAAAGTGACCCATattaaaaggcaaacaacaaatcatttaaagagaaaaaaaagtattcacaTTTGCCTCAGAGGAAACGCTAGTATCTTTACCGTAACTCAGTTGAATGAAAGAGCAGATGAATAGGCAaaggatatattaaaaatttctcaGAAGAGGAAACATTGCTGGCtaagaatcatttttttaagtcaaccacattaaaaatcaacaacaggagttcccgtcgtggcgcagtggttaacgaatctgactaggaaccatgaggttgcgggttcgaaccctggccttgctcagtgggccgatgacgatccagtgttgccgtgagctgtggtataggtcccagacatggctcggatcctgcgttgctgtggctgtgatgtaggccggcggctacagctctgattagacccctagcctgggaacctccatatactgtgggaatcggccctagaaaagacaaaaaaaaaaaaaaaaaaaaaaaaaaatcaacacacaaattaaaatgagataccatttttcacctttcaattttaaaaatttccttttttgaaaatacCCCATGCTGGCTGAGAGGTAATTAAAATAAGTATTCTGTAGTGCTTGTAGGAGTGTAGCTAGAAATatcaccgaaaaaaaaaaaacagaacagctgTATGTATCAAGAGCCTTAAAAACATTTGTATTTGGtgaagttcccatcctggctcagcggaaacaaatctgactagcatctgtgaggatgcatgttccatccctggcctcgcccagtgggttaaggatccagcattgccatgagctgtggtgtaggtcacagacgcggctcagatcccatgttgctgtggctgtggtgtaggccagcggctacagctctaattcgacccctagcctgggaatctccatatgccatgggtgcagccctagaaaaatccaaaaaaaaaaaaaaatcgtatttgGTCATCTAAGGTCTCCAAATTTCTACCaagaaaatgatctgaaaaaagAGATTTATGCACAATAAATGAACGGATGTTCACCAAAGCATCGTTTACCATAGGAAACGGGTTCCACTAAATACCAGCGCCCACGAAAGAGTTGGGAAGTATATGGTGTTTATGAAAAGGGACACACGGGGAGGAAACGACGTCTGTTCGTGAAATAGGCTGGGTGTAGAGTTGATAGTTACAGATTGATCCTGACTGTGTAAACGGGACAGAGAAAacaactggaagaaaatacacTGGCATGCTGACAAAAGTTAGCCCTGTGGGATGTGacggttgattttttttttcttctttccacttttatGTATTTCCCAAATTTCCTGTAGTGAACTCGTCTTTctattataatcagaaaaatgcacattaggagttcccactgcggcccaaagggattggcagtgtctctgcagcaccaggacgcaggttcgatccccagccaggcccagtggtttaagggatccagtgttgccgcggctgtggtgtaggtcacaactgcggctcggatctgatccctggcccagaaattccatatgctgtgggggcaccaaaaaagaacaaagaaaaatgcacTTTATTAACAAATCTGTAAGCAGAGCCTAGGAATATGTGGTTCTctgatattttatctttcttccgcctctaaaagaaagcattttcccaGCGTAGTGGAAGAAACTTACATCATAGAACAAAGCGTACGTAATTAATTGTGCCACCTGCTTCTGCTTCCCCTAGTCCTCAGAGAACATTCCGCCAGGCTACGAAGTGGTGTCTCTCCTGGAGGCCCTCAATGGGCCCCTCGCCCCGTCCCCAGCGGGGCCCCCGCTCCACGTGCTTGGAGACGGCCACCTCTCAGGAATGCTGCCTTCCTACGGCAGTGACGGCCACCTGCCTCCCGTGCGGACGCTGTCCCCCCTCGACCGCCTGTCCAACTGCGGCAGCCAGGGACTCAAGCTCAAAAAGTCTCTCTCCAAGTGAGTGGCCGCCGGGCCAGCGCTCAGCCCGGGGTCTTTGATGGGACACGCCCCGTCCGCCTgtcccctcctgtcccctcctcgGTGCTGGCCCAGTCCCGGGTCCCAGGGCGGCGTGGATGCTCCGGGCTGTTCTCGGAACTGCTCATTTTACTGAGGACCTGGGGGGCAGTCACCCCAGCCCCTCGGAGGGAAGATGGGAAGGGATGGGGGTACTTGGGAGGGTCCAGCCCGAGGAGCCCCTCGGTGTTCTGactcgggggggggggagtgcGGGGGGAGGATGATGTCAGTGGGGTCACCCGGGCCCCCGCGGAGGTCACTGAGTCTGAAGAAAGCTTGTGACCTATATTTCTTCAGCGTTTTAATCCAGCGGGGCACACGTCATAGCGAGTTTCCACGACCGGGGAAAGGAGGCTGGTTTacagatgaaaatatttaaatactgcGAATGTcagtggttttggttttgggttgtTCCCGAATTCAGGCCCAAGTGTTTGAAGGAGCTAAAGGGAGAACCCAGCGTTCCTGACGCCCAGAAGGGGTCTCGGCCCCTCTGGCGCCCTTTCGCCTGTCCCTGCTCCTTCTGAAGATCCGGGTCCCTTTCAGTTCCCCTCCGGTCCCCTTCGCGCCGGGACGTCCGCTCCCGGCAGTGCAGGCAAGCGCCGTCCTTTA includes these proteins:
- the RNF157 gene encoding RING finger protein 157 isoform X2, whose translation is MQEISEKKKSHSEVVANSGKVGSVEGCGGSKSGDLHGGSDRRLLCTHDRVLWCLQFLNSSDALWLRRRKSPAGPAAPWCKFPYAAPPPQEPVKTLRSLINIRKDTLRLVKCAEEVKAPGDEAGRARVHYNVEFTFDTDARVAITIYYQATEEFQSGIASYIPKDSSLQSETVHYKRGVCQQFCLPSHTVDPSEWAEEELGFDLDREVYPLVVHAVVDEGDEYFGHCHVLLGTFEKHTDGTFCVKPLKQKQVVDGVSYLLQEIYGIENKYNTQESKQVAEDEVSDNSAECVVCLSDVRDTLILPCRHLCLCNTCADTLRYQANNCPICRLPFRALLQIRAMRKKLGPLSPTSFNPIISSQTSDSEEHSSSENIPPGYEVVSLLEALNGPLAPSPAGPPLHVLGDGHLSGMLPSYGSDGHLPPVRTLSPLDRLSNCGSQGLKLKKSLSKSISQNSSVLHEEEDERSCSESETQLSQRLSAPHLGEECDGTPESENLTMSSSGAVDQSSCTGTPLSSTISSPEDPASSSLAQSVMSMVSSQSQHSQVSTDTVSSMSGSYIAPGTEEEGEALPSPQAASRAPSEEEEVTPAASPDYNFVGLAAEEQDAEGNDLLEEEDGSPTQEDGQRTCAFLGTECDNNNDFDVASVKALDNKRCSEACLPGAWQADDNVVSRRNTPRRRLSSGSLEDPESRPCVWGPLAV
- the RNF157 gene encoding RING finger protein 157 isoform X7 encodes the protein MQEISEKKKSHSEVVANSGKVGSVEGCGGSKSGDLHGGSDRRLLCTHDRVLWCLQFLNSSDALWLRRRKSPAGPAAPWCKFPYAAPPPQEPVKTLRSLINIRKDTLRLVKCAEEVKAPGDEAGRARVHYNVEFTFDTDARVAITIYYQATEEFQSGIASYIPKDSSLQSETVHYKRGVCQQFCLPSHTVDPSEWAEEELGFDLDREVYPLVVHAVVDEGDEYFGHCHVLLGTFEKHTDGTFCVKPLKQKQVVDGVSYLLQEIYGIENKYNTQESKQVAEDEVSDNSAECVVCLSDVRDTLILPCRHLCLCNTCADTLRYQANNCPICRLPFRALLQIRAMRKKLGPLSPTSFNPIISSQTSDSEEHSSSENIPPGYEVVSLLEALNGPLAPSPAGPPLHVLGDGHLSGMLPSYGSDGHLPPVRTLSPLDRLSNCGSQGLKLKKSLSKSISQNSSVLHEEEDERSCSESETQLSQRLSAPHLGEECDGTPESENLTMSSSGAVDQSSCTGTPLSSTISSPEDPASSSLAQSVMSMVSSQSQHSQVSTDTVSSMSGSYIAPGTEEEGEALPSPQAASRAPSEEEEVTPAASPDYNFVGLAAEEQDAEGNDLLEEEDGSPTQEDGAWQADDNVVSRRNTPRRRLSSGSLEDPESRPCVWGPLAV
- the RNF157 gene encoding RING finger protein 157 isoform X9, whose product is MQEISEKKKSHSEVVANSGKVGSVEGCGGSKSGDLHGGSDRRLLCTHDRVLWCLQFLNSSDALWLRRRKSPAGPAAPWCKFPYAAPPPQEPVKTLRSLINIRKDTLRLVKCAEEVKAPGDEAGRARVHYNVEFTFDTDARVAITIYYQATEEFQSGIASYIPKDSSLQSETVHYKRGVCQQFCLPSHTVDPSEWAEEELGFDLDREVYPLVVHAVVDEGDEYFGHCHVLLGTFEKHTDGTFCVKPLKQKQVVDGVSYLLQEIYGIENKYNTQESKQVAEDEVSDNSAECVVCLSDVRDTLILPCRHLCLCNTCADTLRYQANNCPICRLPFRALLQIRAMRKKLGPLSPTSFNPIISSQTSDSEEHSSSENIPPGYEVVSLLEALNGPLAPSPAGPPLHVLGDGHLSGMLPSYGSDGHLPPVRTLSPLDRLSNCGSQGLKLKKSLSKSISQNSSVLHEEEDERSCSESETQLSQRLSAPHLGEECDGTPESENLTMSSSGAVDQSSCTGTPLSSTISSPEEPALAGQHRHRLLHVRLLHRAWHRRGGGGPALPPGRQPGPLRRGRGDPSSISRLQLRGPGRRRAGCRGKRPSRRRGRIPDSRRWCLAG
- the RNF157 gene encoding RING finger protein 157 isoform X3, encoding MQEISEKKKSHSEVVANSGKVGSVEGCGGSKSGDLHGGSDRRLLCTHDRVLWCLQFLNSSDALWLRRRKSPAGPAAPWCKFPYAAPPPQEPVKTLRSLINIRKDTLRLVKCAEEVKAPGDEAGRARVHYNVEFTFDTDARVAITIYYQATEEFQSGIASYIPKDSSLQSETVHYKRGVCQQFCLPSHTVDPSEWAEEELGFDLDREVYPLVVHAVVDEGDEYFGHCHVLLGTFEKHTDGTFCVKPLKQKQVVDGVSYLLQEIYGIENKYNTQESKVAEDEVSDNSAECVVCLSDVRDTLILPCRHLCLCNTCADTLRYQANNCPICRLPFRALLQIRAMRKKLGPLSPTSFNPIISSQTSDSEEHSSSENIPPGYEVVSLLEALNGPLAPSPAGPPLHVLGDGHLSGMLPSYGSDGHLPPVRTLSPLDRLSNCGSQGLKLKKSLSKSISQNSSVLHEEEDERSCSESETQLSQRLSAPHLGEECDGTPESENLTMSSSGAVDQSSCTGTPLSSTISSPEDPASSSLAQSVMSMVSSQSQHSQVSTDTVSSMSGSYIAPGTEEEGEALPSPQAASRAPSEEEEVTPAASPDYNFVGLAAEEQDAEGNDLLEEEDGSPTQEDGQRTCAFLGTECDNNNDFDVASVKALDNKRCSEACLPGAWQADDNVVSRRNTPRRRLSSGSLEDPESRPCVWGPLAV